The following are from one region of the Littorina saxatilis isolate snail1 linkage group LG2, US_GU_Lsax_2.0, whole genome shotgun sequence genome:
- the LOC138959044 gene encoding uncharacterized protein isoform X2 encodes MAASIIHVLLKSDFKVCILRFFSGIFSCDPRWRRGLCVGMMWKTFIALYLMFLAGNGDVSDEENSSDEEGNVYVEQPDTDSDNGPTGKRALIPGSLPTNHVLQKSVETPKTPARKPPVSRPPPPAPDLVAYYNFEEIRQDTLQLAAPWCILENSKEQIQLDLT; translated from the exons ATGGCTGCCTCCATCATCCATGTGTTATTGAAAAGCGATTTTAAAGTGTGTATTTTGAGGTTTTTCTCCGGGATTTTTTCATGTGATCCAAGATGGCGTCGAGGTTTGTGCGTAGGTATGATGTGGAAGACGTTCATCGCTTTATATTTGATGTTCCTGGCTGGTAATGGAGATGTCAGCGATGAGGAAAACAGTTCCGACGAAGAAGGCAATGTTTATGTTGAACaacctgacactgacagtgacaacg GGCCTACAGGCAAGCGAGCACTCATTCCAGGAAGTCTGCCAACCAACCATGTGCTACAGAAGTCAGTAGAAACACCAAAGACTCCAGCCAGGAAACCCCCA GTCAGTCGCCCCCCACCTCCTGCTCCTGACCTGGTTGCCTACTACAACTTCGAGGAAATACGACAGGACACCCTTCAGCTTGCTGCACCATGGTGTATCTTGGAGAACAGCAAGGAACAGATACAG ttggacctgacttga
- the LOC138959044 gene encoding uncharacterized protein isoform X1, which translates to MAASIIHVLLKSDFKVCILRFFSGIFSCDPRWRRGLCVGMMWKTFIALYLMFLAGNGDVSDEENSSDEEGNVYVEQPDTDSDNGPTGKRALIPGSLPTNHVLQKSVETPKTPARKPPVSRPPPPAPDLVAYYNFEEIRQDTLQLAAPWCILENSKEQIQVGITEASQVNLLSSTL; encoded by the exons ATGGCTGCCTCCATCATCCATGTGTTATTGAAAAGCGATTTTAAAGTGTGTATTTTGAGGTTTTTCTCCGGGATTTTTTCATGTGATCCAAGATGGCGTCGAGGTTTGTGCGTAGGTATGATGTGGAAGACGTTCATCGCTTTATATTTGATGTTCCTGGCTGGTAATGGAGATGTCAGCGATGAGGAAAACAGTTCCGACGAAGAAGGCAATGTTTATGTTGAACaacctgacactgacagtgacaacg GGCCTACAGGCAAGCGAGCACTCATTCCAGGAAGTCTGCCAACCAACCATGTGCTACAGAAGTCAGTAGAAACACCAAAGACTCCAGCCAGGAAACCCCCA GTCAGTCGCCCCCCACCTCCTGCTCCTGACCTGGTTGCCTACTACAACTTCGAGGAAATACGACAGGACACCCTTCAGCTTGCTGCACCATGGTGTATCTTGGAGAACAGCAAGGAACAGATACAGGTGGGAATAACCGAAGCCAGCCAAGTGAATCTGTTGTCCTCTACGTTATGA